The stretch of DNA CTATAGCCGGCCGGAGCTTCAGGAGTCAAACGGTGGGATAAATCACCTGAGGCAATGATGGCAACACGCTTGTCCACCGTTTTAATAGCCGCCTGAACGGCCTTGCCAAAAGTATACATTTCTTCATAGGGCACCATCCCCATGGATAAATGCACCAGTTGCCCCTTAAACCCAGCTTTGTGTAAGTAATAAAGCGGAACAACAGCACCGTGATCCAGCACAAGTGGTATACGATAGGTCTTGGCAGTATCGTCAGTAAGTTCAATTAAATTAATTCCCAGACGCTGCGCCTGCTTAATAATATGGCGAACCAGTAACCCATCAGTTTCGAATCCTACTGATACTTCTGGTACACCAAAGTTGCTCATATTGCCTTTTAACCGCGGATGAACACTGATACAGGCCGCATCGTCAAACACAGGACCATGTGGCGTAATCACGATAATGGTTTGCGGATTGTATTCTTTAATAGTTTTCGCCACCTGTTCAGCAGCGTCTACTGTAGCTTGGAGCTTACTAAGTTCGTCCTTCCCTATTTCGGGGATCATAATAGGCGGGTGCGGCATCAAAGCACAGCCGATAAATTTCCTCACAACGTCACTCCCTTGGCAAACAAAAGTTTTCGCTCTGTTATCGTCCCACATTTTGGCTAAAATGATACGCCAGCGCCTTTGCAATCTGTTCTGCCAGTTTCTGCTGATAAGTTGCATCAGCAAGCAAAAGGGCTTCACGCTGATTGCTCAAATAGCCAGCTTCGATAAGCACGCCGGGAATGTTAACAGAATTCAATAATAAGATGTGTAAGTCCTGCTTGGCTTGACGTTTATTACCGGGAGCATAATCTTTTAGTGTTGTCTGCACTGCCTCAGCCAAAAGCTTGTTACGCTCGTCTTTTGGATTATAAAACACCTGTGATCCGAACCACTGGCCATCTTTTATGGCATTGCAATGCACACTGACAAACAGTTCGGCTCCAGAGGTTTCGATGATTTCTACCCGTTTAAGCAAATCATTTCTTTTTCCGCCTTTACCTTTTGTATAATAATCGACATCACTATCCCGGGTAAATAAAACAGTTGCGCCATGGCTTTGTAACGTAGACCCTAGTTTTGTTGCGATTGCTAACGTAATTTCTTTCTCATCCAGCCCATTGTAAGCAGCACCACTGTCAATGCCACCATGCCCTGGATCAATGGCAATAATATGACCGCTCAATTTGCTGAGATCAGCATCTTCGATGTCATTGAATACTAAATAGCGTAAGGTTAGCATATTGAGTACTACAATTGCAATGCTCAGCAAGAGCAATTTCTGCAGTAGTTTGCGGCGAATCGCCATGACCCACATAGTTATCCCCTCCAGCAATCGATTTTTATAATTTATGCCGGAGTTTGCGCCGCTATGTCGAATTAAATCTGGTATGGTCAAAGATGGTTCGCTAGAGTAGAATAAGAATAGGTGCTTGTCTAATCAAGGAGGTTTGCATGCGTAAAGGTCAATTTCTGCTCTTTTTGGTCATCCTGTTTTTTGCTTGTTTTATTTG from Sporomusaceae bacterium FL31 encodes:
- the cwlD_1 gene encoding N-acetylmuramoyl-L-alanine amidase CwlD — translated: MWVMAIRRKLLQKLLLLSIAIVVLNMLTLRYLVFNDIEDADLSKLSGHIIAIDPGHGGIDSGAAYNGLDEKEITLAIATKLGSTLQSHGATVLFTRDSDVDYYTKGKGGKRNDLLKRVEIIETSGAELFVSVHCNAIKDGQWFGSQVFYNPKDERNKLLAEAVQTTLKDYAPGNKRQAKQDLHILLLNSVNIPGVLIEAGYLSNQREALLLADATYQQKLAEQIAKALAYHFSQNVGR